The DNA window GAAGAATTATTGAAGAAAAGAGACAAGAGAATCACATGGTAAATGGAATAATAGGCCAAAATCTGTTTGGTACAACTCAATAGCAAGCTGGTTGTGCCATTCCCATTCCCTTCCACAACCAAAACATTATCATATCATATCTCCCTCCATTGCTGACCATAAGTAAGTTCTTCAACAAAAGTTATAATAATATCCCCAACTTTTACCAGCAACAAAATGAAATCAACAAATCTACACAAGCTAAAAAACCGACTTAGACTCTACTGAAATCTACAATGTAGATACAACAACAGTTAAGTTTGATTTCAAACTTAACACACATTCCTTAATAGAAGGAAAAAACCAGCAGTGGTTTTCTAGTTTGTGTAGTATCAAAGACAAAACTGCTCCACGTTCGAATACTTGTCGGTGTTTAAAGAGCCCTTAGGCCCTTAATTAGTAATCTGCAGAGTGAAACATCAATGCATTAACATAGGGGGGAAAAGAGCATATGATCATCTCAAACAAGATTCAATAATCAAGAAAACATGTTGCAGCTATTTGAATGCTTTACCATCTTTTTTCTTCAATAAACCTCTTGCAAAGAGCAGGCAAATGACCAAAAACCCCACTCCTGCTGCCCCTCCTACTATGATAGCCACTGTCTTTCCTGTATTAGGCTCTCCCCCTAAAATAAACAATGAAAATCCAACTTGCATTAATGAAATCTAAGCTCAACAAACATCTACTTCATACTGGCAAATCTTTAAAGCCCACATGTGAACACCTCCATTATTAACACTCATAAGCACATATCTCATGAAATAATTTACTAATAAATAGCTTAAAGAAAGGAAACAAGCTCACAAATCAATGATGGAAAAAGCCTTAAATTAGTATAAACAACATTTATACCCACCTCTACTCagcattaaataaataaaatcaagaaaacacTGAAGAAAATCAAAAGATAAGACTAGTACCTGAagatgaagaaggagatgaGTAGGAAGCAGAAGATGATTTCTTGGGGATCCCATTAGGGTAAAAGCTATAGCTAATGAAACACTTGTGAAGATAGATTTGACCAGAGATGGAGCTCCCACACTCAACCTGAGATTTCTGGACAGCATTTTTCACACACTCCACACAGTCAGAAGCCCCCACATCACCTTCACATTGCCCCAACACATAAACATCCTGATAACTGGTGGTGAAAAACCCACCATTTGCACCACTCATCCCATTCTCAAGTGAATTCAAAGCAGTATCCCGCTTCTCCTCAAATCCAGCCCCACCAACATTAGTCCCACTACAGCTTTTAAACAGCATTTCCATCCCAGAAATCTGGGCAAAACCTGCAACCTCATAGAGCATGTAGCAGCCATAAAGCTGCATTCTTGCTGCAATAGGCTTCCCACAGAGCTTGTCTATGAGTATGGGCAGCCTGCTCACACAGCTGTAGCAGTCAACATTTGATAAATCGCCCCTGCATTGGAAAAGGCCAGAGATTGAAGACTGCCCACTGCCAGTTGAAGTCTTGTAGAACTTGGACTTAGAGGATTGTGAGAGAAGGGTGCCATACAAGGAGGAGAGTGCTTGAGAATACACTCCCGTTGGATCTGATAGAGACTGCTTCGCACAGCCCTTGTACACTATGTTGGTGATATCAGGTGCAGATTTGGAGGGAGGGATGAGGCTAAGAGAGGCTAAAATGAGGAGAAGAAGTGGGATGAGACTCATTGGCTGAATCTTGATGGATCAAATCAtgctcttttttcttttccttttctctttttaGGCTCCTTCACCTTGAAATGTTTGGTTTGTTGGTGCTGGAGGTTTAAAGACTGGATTTTGggaaggtttttttttttttttgggaaggtTGGGAATGTGGGTTTTCAATGAAGAATGAGGGAAGATTGATGGGCTGGATTCTTGGTAACAAATCTTGTAGGTTAGGTTTTTTCTAGTGTAGAAATAGGGTTCACTTTATATTTATCAGAAGACTTCTGCTTCACTGATATATTTCTGGCTCTTTATTAGGAAGAGGAATTGAAGAAAAGAATCTTGGTTTTGGGGGAGTGCTAGTTTAAggagtattta is part of the Salvia splendens isolate huo1 chromosome 6, SspV2, whole genome shotgun sequence genome and encodes:
- the LOC121809833 gene encoding plasmodesmata-located protein 2-like, producing MSLIPLLLLILASLSLIPPSKSAPDITNIVYKGCAKQSLSDPTGVYSQALSSLYGTLLSQSSKSKFYKTSTGSGQSSISGLFQCRGDLSNVDCYSCVSRLPILIDKLCGKPIAARMQLYGCYMLYEVAGFAQISGMEMLFKSCSGTNVGGAGFEEKRDTALNSLENGMSGANGGFFTTSYQDVYVLGQCEGDVGASDCVECVKNAVQKSQVECGSSISGQIYLHKCFISYSFYPNGIPKKSSSASYSSPSSSSGGEPNTGKTVAIIVGGAAGVGFLVICLLFARGLLKKKDDY